One genomic segment of Ipomoea triloba cultivar NCNSP0323 chromosome 9, ASM357664v1 includes these proteins:
- the LOC116030542 gene encoding aspartyl protease AED3-like, whose amino-acid sequence MKAILLVSLALAVLFTVGQCSGRGNCKVEEKGSTLQVLHVYSSCSPFRPSGSSPSLSWEETVLQMQTKDEARLEYLSSLVAGKSAVPIASGRQMMQSPTYIVRAKIGTPPQTLLLAMDTSSDAAWIPCTGCAGCPASTHFSPPKSTTFKNVSCGAPQCHLMPKSTCEGGACSFNVSYGVSTIAGNLSQDTVTLATDAVPGYTFGCVRRATGSSMPPQGLLGLGRGPLSLLSQTQSLYKSTFSYCLPSFKSPNFAGSLRLGPTGQPLRIKYTHLLKNPRRSSLYYVNLVGIKVGRRVVDIPPGAFAFNPVTGAGTVIDSGTVFTRLVEPAYAAVRNEFRRRMGKNTTVTSLGGFDTCYTVPVTVPTITFMFQGMNVTLPQDNFLIHSTAGSTTCLAMAAAPDNVNSVLNVIANMQQQNHRILFDVPNSRLGVARELCS is encoded by the exons ATGAAGGCCATCCTCTTAGTATCCCTAGCCTTAGCAGTTCTATTCACAGTAGGACAATGCAGCGGCAGAGGCAACTGCAAAGTTGAAGAAAAGGGCTCAACCCTGCAAGTCCTCCACGTTTACAGCTCCTGCTCTCCGTTTAGGCCGTCTGGGTCTTCCCCTTCACTTTCATGGGAAGAAACCGTGCTTCAAATGCAGACCAAAGACGAGGCGAGGCTCGAGTACTTGAGCAGCCTCGTCGCCGGCAAATCCGCCGTGCCCATCGCCTCCGGGCGGCAGATGATGCAGAGCCCCACCTACATTGTGAGGGCCAAGATTGGGACCCCGCCCCAGACCTTGCTTCTGGCCATGGACACCAGCAGCGACGCCGCCTGGATTCCCTGTACCGGCTGCGCCGGTTGCCCTGCCTCCACTCACTTCTCGCCGCCCAAGTCCACCACTTTCAAGAATGTCAGCTGTGGAGCTCCTCAATGCCATCTG ATGCCAAAGTCTACGTGCGAAGGCGGCGCGTGTAGTTTCAACGTGAGTTACGGCGTTTCTACAATAGCCGGAAACCTGTCCCAAGACACCGTGACACTGGCCACAGACGCCGTGCCGGGCTACACGTTCGGCTGCGTCCGTAGGGCCACGGGAAGCTCAATGCCGCCGCAAGGTCTACTGGGGCTCGGCCGTGGGCCCCTCTCGCTGCTGTCCCAAACCCAGTCCCTCTACAAGTCCACATTCTCCTACTGCTTGCCCAGCTTCAAGTCCCCCAACTTCGCCGGCTCCCTCAGATTGGGGCCCACCGGCCAACCCCTAAGGATTAAGTACACCCACCTCCTCAAAAACCCCCGGAGATCCTCCCTCTACTACGTCAACCTCGTCGGAATCAAGGTCGGCCGCCGAGTCGTCGACATCCCTCCCGGCGCGTTCGCCTTCAACCCCGTCACCGGCGCCGGCACCGTCATCGATTCCGGCACGGTCTTCACCAGGCTAGTAGAACCCGCGTACGCCGCCGTGAGAAACGAGTTCCGGCGGCGGATGGGGAAGAACACGACGGTGACGTCACTGGGCGGGTTCGACACGTGCTACACGGTGCCCGTCACGGTGCCCACCATAACTTTTATGTTCCAGGGGATGAACGTGACGCTGCCGCAAGATAATTTCCTGATCCACAGCACGGCCGGGAGCACCACCTGCCTGGCCATGGCCGCCGCGCCGGACAACGTTAACTCCGTCCTCAACGTCATCGCCAACATGCAGCAGCAGAACCACCGCATCCTCTTCGACGTGCCCAATTCCAGACTCGGCGTCGCCCGCGAACTTTGCAGCTAA